Within the Candidatus Babeliaceae bacterium genome, the region GCCTATTTTCATGCCTATTATGCGAATGAATAAGCTGTAAATAATCGATCACCAAAAATTGAAGGTTATGCTCAACCTTTAATTTACGCGCCTTGGCACGTATATCCATAATGCTCTGCATAGCACTATCATCGATAAAAAGCTTCAACTCTGCTAAATAGCCAGCAACTCGCGTAAGCTCAAGCCACTCATCAGAATTAATAGTCGCATTTCTAATATTTTGATGATTTACCCGCGATTGCGTAGATAACAATCGCAACATGAGCTGCTCTCCACCCATTTCTAATGAAAAAAAACCAACAGTCATCCCGTTCTGGGCTGCATGTTGTGCAATATTAAGCGCAAGCCCCGTTTTACCCATAGACGGCCGAGCCGCCAAAACAATCAAATCGCCCTTTTGAAATCCACTCGTCATTTCATCAAGCTTCTTATAACCAGAAGGAATACCCGTAATGCCACGACTATGACTTTTTATTTCAGAAAGGTGTTGGAATGTTTTTTTAAGCCAAATAGTTAACTGAACAAAAGACTGTTGCGTTCTCTTCTGGGAAATCTGCAAAATCGTCTTTTCAGCCTCATCAAGAACTGCCTCAACCTCACGCTCATCCTGACTGTAACACCGAGTTATAATATGCATCGCAGAACCAATAAGTTCACGCAGAACAGATTTTTCTTTAATAATCTGCGCATGCTGCTCAATCATACCAATAACGGCTATGTCTTCCTGCAACGACAGTAAATATACAAGCCCACCAATCTCATTAAGAAGGTCCCGCTTAATAAGCTCATCTTGAACAGTAATAATATCAACACGCTTACTACTGCGAACCAATGCAATAAACGCTTCGAAAATATATTGATGCGCTGGACTATAAAAATCATGCGGAACAAGAAGCTCCGCAACTACACCAATGTGCGCATCGTTAAGCAATAACGAGCCCAACACCGCGCGCTCAGCATCATTATTAAAAGGTAAGTTTTTGCCCAGAACATGCTCAGAATCAACATGCTGCCGAGGATAATTATGCTGTTTTTTATACATGATGTTATAAAATTATTCTCCAACAATCTTAACTTTTACGGTCGGCCTCAATTGTGAGGAAAGTTTTATAACTACCTCGTGCACACCTTGTGATTTGATAGATTTATCAAACTCAACCTGACTTTTAGAAATAGAAACTCCCTTTTGAGCGAGAAGATCAACAATTTCATGAGCACTGATAGCACCATAAAGCTTGTTATTATCATGAAGCTTTTTTTTCAAAATAAGATCCAATGATCTTATTTTTTCAGCAAGCATCGAGGTCTTTGTGGCAATCACTTCGTTGCGTTTTTCGACAACCTTAATTCTATTGGCGAAAGACGATTCATTCTCAGCTGTTACAACAACGGCCAGTTTCCTAGGAAACAAAAAATTTGCCGCGTAACCATCAGAAACATTAATAATCTCTCCGGCAATGCCAACTTTTTCAACATCTTTAAGTAAAAAAACTTTCATACATCAATCCCGATAAAGCATTTTATATATATTTCATTGATAAGTGTAAAACAAATTAAAAAAATCTTCCAGAAGAACCCCTAATCTGTTACAGTATAGTTACACTCCTAAATAATCCAACTGCCAACAAATCCATTAATAAAAACAAATACCTATGAACATAATTTGGCAAGAATTTCTTAAAATCGTACGCGAAGAAGCTGGAAGCAGAGTTGTAGAAACATGGTTCAAGGCTGTTTCCCTATTAAAATGGGACGAACACAAAAAAACCGTGTATCTTATTGCGCCCAACAATTATGTTCAGCAATGGATCAAAAATCATTATCTAGAACTCATAAAAAAACATCTTGGACGCTTGCTTAACGAAAACACCATAACAATAGTATTTACCGAGTCTCTACAGCCAGCTATTATGAGTCCCGCAAGTGAACAGCCGGAAACACTCATCTATAAGCCAGCTCAATCACTTATGGTAAAGCAGCCGTATAGTAGCAACACGCATACAACTAGTCTCAAAACAATAAAACCTCGATCATTATCTATTAACTCTATCTATCTCTTTGATACATTTATTGTGGGACCAAATAACACCCTAGCATTTTCAGCTGCGCATGCTGTTGCAGAAAAACCGGGCAAATTATATAATCCACTTTTTATTTATGGCGCATCTGGTTTAGGCAAAACGCACCTATTGCACGCAATAGGCAATCACATACAAAAATCATTTAAAAAAATAAACATTCTCTACCAATCTGCCGATAGATTTGTTCATGAATTTATTAACGCGATACGATTTGATAAAATAAATCACTTCGAAGCAAAATACAAAGATCTTGATTTACTGTTGGTTGACGACATTCAATTTATTTCCAACAAAGAACAAACGCAGGAAGCTTTTTTTCATATTTTCAACATGCTCCATCAAGCGCAAAAACAAATCGTATTTACCAGCGACACATTGCCATGCGATATTGCCGGCCTGGCTGAGCGCATGAAATCACGCCTTGAAGGTGGCCTTATAGCCGACATACAAATTCCACAGTACGAAACAAAAATAGCGATTCTCAAACAAAAAGCAGAAAAAAATAACGAGTGCCTATCAGATGAAGTAGCGCATTACATAGCAACCTACCCCTTTTATAACATTAGGGAACTTGAAGGAGCACTTATTCGCATCAGCGCCTATGCATCATTAACGCATCAACCAATAACAAAAGATCTTGCGCATAAAGTGCTCATAAAAAAACAGGACGACAAAAAAAGTATCGATTTACAAAAAATCATGCACCATATCGCTCGCCATTTTAACTACACACAACAAGAACTAAAATCTGCAAAACGCAATAAAGATCTTGTCATGGCGCGCCACATCGCGATGTATTTCATGAAAAAACTCACGCATCATTCACTCAAAGAAATCAGCGCATTCTTAGACCGCTCTGACCACTCAACCGTCATCCACGCTTTTGACAAAATAGAAAGCTGCCGACAAGTCGACAACAATCTCTGCCAAACCCTCACGCAGATAGAAAAAGAAATAGTCACATAAATTACTAAGATTTCTTTTTCTTATACTCTGCCAATTCTTTTTCTACATCTTTTACTACGGCATTCATGCTTTTTATGCCAAGCTTTTTTAAATAATTTACATTTTCTTGCATAGAAAGCTCTTTATGGAGAGCAATAAGCATATCCGCATATAATTCACCAAATTTATCAAAGCTTAACTTTTCAGCAAAAGGCTTAAACAATGGGTGATGCTTTACAAAATAAGCGTTATTAATATTTCTAAACCAACATTCAATCAAGTACATGCATTTCAGTGAATTTTCTATGCCTTCTTTTTTTGTTTTTGGCGTATCTTCAGGATGCTCTTTTCCCCGCCTTTCTGTTTTTTCAAAATCTTTTTTATAGTCTGGTAATTGATCAATGTTATGTTTTTTTATCCATGATTCGATAGCTTTTCTTTCCCATAACTACTCATAAAGCCCCTGCACCTGGTCCGCATATTTTTCAGCCGATGCTTTTTCTTTTATTACAGGTAAGAATTCTTCAAATTCAGATATTTTCAATACAGGCTTACCTTCGATTACAAGAAGGACGTCATCAAATGGAATCATCATGTATTCTTTTTTATCGCTATTGCATCCGGCTAACATAAGAATCATCAGCACTATTATCACACTACTAGCTTTATTAATCTTCATTCGCATCTCCTATTTTAATAAAAATATATGCAAGCCGTTTTTATAGACGTGCAATTAAGCAGCATATTATGATCTCTGTATGCTATACAAAAAAAGAAAATATATCTTATTACTTGTATACTTCTGTTTTAGTTGGCAAGAGCTGCGCAATATGCAGGCTGCGCCGCTGGTCATTTCTGCATTACCGCAGATTACGCGCGTTATTATCGCCGCACTTGCCTACTATAAACTACACAATACGCCAACCCAATACCCACTACACGCACAACAAACTACCCACCCTTCTATCAACCCAAGTTGTAGCGCTGCGCCCACACTCACAAAAACACCAGAAATCTGTTTTAACACAGCAGTAAACAATTCTAGCAAAACTGCGCCAGCACCCTCTTATAACCCACAAACCATATTAGGCGGGTTGGTAAGCAGCATAAATTTTTCATCCCATATTAATAACCCACATCCCACGCATGCCCGTATGGGCACACCCTACTACGCACGCGTGAATATTAATACTGTTGATGCGTACGAACACAACCAACTGCGCATTAACCAGCAACAAACCCGCATCATACGCTTATACAAATCTGCTGGGCAATTAGATTATCTGCAGCAACAAGCAATCGACATATGCAATAACCTGTTATTACTCACAAGTTCTAGCGTAGATGGCATACAAGCGCGCCTTGCGCTACCACACCTTCGCCTTATATTACCCATTGACGACAACAACCTACATGATGCACAAGAAAAAATAGCCTATTTTGCTTGCCATAAAGACGGCAGCTTGCGAGCACAGCTTTCAGACAAACAAGCTTATTACATAGCACGCGCTATCATTAAATTTGTAGAAACAACATACGGCAAACAAGCGGCCGATTATTATCTTAATCAAGCGATTGCACATACTATTCCCGGCTTTGATTATGTTGCGCACCCACAAAAATACACCAACACCCTGCGTAAAAAAATATCACATATGACGCATGTTATCGCGCCCCGCCGCCGCATTTATCAAGACATTATACGCAATGCATTCAATCAAGATCTTCAACAAATTATACAACTCTGCGCCGAACAAAATTTCACCGCCGCCCATGCGCATGTTCAAAAATATTCAAAAAATCAGCCCCATCAATTTAACGTAGCGCAATCAATCTATCGGTATCATGCGCCACAGGCCCTCACCGCTGGAGGTGATCCAAAAAATCACAAAAGCAATGCGTTTTACAATAAAGAAATAGAACACGAGAACCAGAAAAGATTTTCTATTATCAAAAGATATGCGCAATTTCCTGATACAACAATATTAGACGGTCTTGATGATGAATCAATAACACTCGCACAAACATTACAAAAATATTACTCACAAGCTCTACAAGAAGACAATAAAGAAAAACAACAGGAAATAGAATCAATACTCGATACTCTACAAGAGATCGTTCATGGTTTTAGTGATGAAATTGCGCAGCAAGGCATAAGTGCAATACAAAATCTACCTCAGAATATGGCTGCCGGTTGCGTTCTTAATGCAGTCGCCACGGTAATTGCGCCGCAATTTTCTGTCATAGCGCGAATCGCTGTTAATAGCGGCATAATGCTTTCTCATGGTAAAAATTTTATTGAAGATATTATCATGCTGGGCTATGCAGCAATTAATCATCAACCATATCAAGTTGGCAGAGCTCTTGCTTATGCGACCATCGATGGCGGAGAAACGTTACGAGCATTCAATGGCTTGCACACACTTAAAAAAGCACATTATTC harbors:
- the dnaB gene encoding replicative DNA helicase, which produces MYKKQHNYPRQHVDSEHVLGKNLPFNNDAERAVLGSLLLNDAHIGVVAELLVPHDFYSPAHQYIFEAFIALVRSSKRVDIITVQDELIKRDLLNEIGGLVYLLSLQEDIAVIGMIEQHAQIIKEKSVLRELIGSAMHIITRCYSQDEREVEAVLDEAEKTILQISQKRTQQSFVQLTIWLKKTFQHLSEIKSHSRGITGIPSGYKKLDEMTSGFQKGDLIVLAARPSMGKTGLALNIAQHAAQNGMTVGFFSLEMGGEQLMLRLLSTQSRVNHQNIRNATINSDEWLELTRVAGYLAELKLFIDDSAMQSIMDIRAKARKLKVEHNLQFLVIDYLQLIHSHNRHENRHQEVSEISRSLKALAKELGIPIVALSQLSRAVDGRFDKRPLLSDLRESGAIEQDADLIMFLYRDVVYNPDVENPSLAELIIGKQRNGPTGTVFLNFQRELTLFEDFDE
- the rplI gene encoding 50S ribosomal protein L9; protein product: MKVFLLKDVEKVGIAGEIINVSDGYAANFLFPRKLAVVVTAENESSFANRIKVVEKRNEVIATKTSMLAEKIRSLDLILKKKLHDNNKLYGAISAHEIVDLLAQKGVSISKSQVEFDKSIKSQGVHEVVIKLSSQLRPTVKVKIVGE
- the dnaA gene encoding chromosomal replication initiator protein DnaA, encoding MNIIWQEFLKIVREEAGSRVVETWFKAVSLLKWDEHKKTVYLIAPNNYVQQWIKNHYLELIKKHLGRLLNENTITIVFTESLQPAIMSPASEQPETLIYKPAQSLMVKQPYSSNTHTTSLKTIKPRSLSINSIYLFDTFIVGPNNTLAFSAAHAVAEKPGKLYNPLFIYGASGLGKTHLLHAIGNHIQKSFKKINILYQSADRFVHEFINAIRFDKINHFEAKYKDLDLLLVDDIQFISNKEQTQEAFFHIFNMLHQAQKQIVFTSDTLPCDIAGLAERMKSRLEGGLIADIQIPQYETKIAILKQKAEKNNECLSDEVAHYIATYPFYNIRELEGALIRISAYASLTHQPITKDLAHKVLIKKQDDKKSIDLQKIMHHIARHFNYTQQELKSAKRNKDLVMARHIAMYFMKKLTHHSLKEISAFLDRSDHSTVIHAFDKIESCRQVDNNLCQTLTQIEKEIVT